A window from Drosophila miranda strain MSH22 chromosome Y unlocalized genomic scaffold, D.miranda_PacBio2.1 Contig_Y2_pilon, whole genome shotgun sequence encodes these proteins:
- the LOC117192905 gene encoding proteoglycan 4-like, whose protein sequence is MGDTQSRRQAYQVEREEQRASRSRSPELQLLASPLVSTAGSMGPTVSPMVSPGYTEAESDLELREEPRTSSSKELRTSKREGPRTSKREEHRTSRCEESRTGKREEPRTSRREEPRTSRHEEPRTDKREKPHPSKREERPEGGRRGRTETRKEEPSERAWKRASTRSTRTAKEEESSARTRGRSTARRGDQRPTDPQVEEPQPTPAETAVKEPQTTPTETAVKEPQATQADIAEDNAAAEARRLAEWHRRFALAAAAEERRQRRVWEDALTLAKRLKATQEAEKAAQEAEAERHERDVAHQWRRCAPRCETHISWASGPAPQQPGQEAREARLWEEAPRASDDRDPRRRARPQESTGPAVAPTAEEVPEEAPGRTAEVETEGTTNTPTSLTAEGPAAAPEAEVAADGEADDGARATAEVKKGERVSN, encoded by the exons ATGGGTGATACACAAAGTCGGCGGCAGGCGTACCAGGTCGAGCGCGAGGAGCAAAGGGCGAGTAGGAGTAGGTCCCCGGAGCTACAGTTGTTGGCCTCACCGCTAGTGTCAACCGCGGGATCCATGGGACCGACGGTGTCCCCCATGGTATCGCCGGGGTACACCGAGGCGGAAAGTGACCTAGAATTG cgcgaggagccccggacCAGCAGTAGCAAGGAGCTCCGCACCAGCAAGCGCGAGGGGCCCCGCAccagcaagcgcgaggagcaccGGACCAGCAGATGCGAGGAGTCCCGCACcggcaagcgcgaggagccccggaccagcaggcgcgaggagccccggacCAGCAGGCACGAAGAGCCCCGCACCGACAAGCGCGAGAAGCCCCACCccagcaagcgcgaggagcggCCTGAGGGAGGAAGGAGGGGGCGCACGGAGACGCGGAAGGAGGAGCCCAGTGAGCGGGCCTGGAAGCGGGCGTCCACGCGTTCGACGCGTACGGCCAAGGAAGAGGAGTCGTCGGCACGCACAAGGGGGAGGTCGACGGCGCGGCGAGGGGATCAGCGGCCGACAGACCCACAGGTCGAGGAGCCGCAGCCAACGCCGGCCGAAACCGCGGTCAAAGAGCCGCAGACAACGCCGACCGAGACCGCGGTCAAAGAGCCGCAGGCAACGCAGGCCGACATCGCGGAAGATAACGCGGCCGCTGAGGCACGACGCCTCGCGGAATGGCACCGGCGGTTCGCGCTGGCCGCGGCGGCGGAGGAGCGGAGGCAACGGCGTGTATGGGAGGACGCCTTGACGCTGGCAAAGAGGCTGAAGGCCACGCAGGAGGCTGAAAAGGCGGCGCAAGAAGCGGAGGCGGAGCGCCACGAGCGAGACGTCGCGCACCAATGGCG GAGGTGCGCTCCGCGGTGCGAGACGCACATATCGTGGGCCTCTGGGCCCGCGCCCCAGCAGCCCGGGCAAGAAGCGAGGGAGGCTCGACTGTGGGAGGAGGCACCACGCGCCAGTGACGACCGGGACCCGAGGCGGCGGGCACGGCCACAGGAGTCGACAGGCCCAGCGGTGGCACCCACCGCCGAAGAGGTGCCCGAGGAGGCGCCCGGGAGGACGGCAGAGGTCGAGACGGAGGGCACGACGAACACGCCAACATCACTGACGGCGGAGGGCCCAGCGGCGGCGCCCGAAGCCGAGGTGGCGGCCGACGGCGAAGCGGATGACGGCGCAAGAGCAACGGCGGAAGTGAAGAAGGGAGAGAG GGTTAGCAACTAG